The Candidatus Methylomirabilota bacterium genome window below encodes:
- a CDS encoding amylo-alpha-1,6-glucosidase has protein sequence MTLDWGREICGRLPIAECREWLCTNGIGGFASGTVAGLLTRRYHGLLIAALQPPLGRTLLIAKVDDTVGDGDLRRPLFSNRWADGTVDPHGYRDLERFRLEGTTPVWVSAVADALIEKRIWMEQGANTTYVRYRLLRGPRPVSLALRVLVNYRDYHGATRGDGWRLAVESLADGFRVVAFEGARPFVVRCPGAVARPSAVWCRNFRLARESERGLDAHEDHFEAGTLELELGPGAAPTLVLSAEAAPSLDGEAAWRRRREGEEQLLDRWLQAQPRASTAPAWVRQLVLAADQFVVRRPLAGDPNGMSVIAGYPWFGDWGRDTMISLPGLALATGRPEVAGRILRTFARFVDRGMLPNRFPDSGEAPEYNTVDATLWYVDAIRAYHVATGDDGLVKELFAVLEQIVHWHRQGTRYGIAEDPADGLLRAGEEGVQLTWMDAKVGEWVVTPRAGKAVEVNALWYNALCAMARFAPRVGRPAGPWQALAARVRAGFDRFWNEAGGYCYDVIDGPHGPEDRLRPNQIFAVSLPESPLSPDRRRKVVDACARHLLTSYGLRSLAPGAPEYRGRYAGDQRERDGAYHQGTVWGWLLGPFALAHLRVYGDAEAAQSFLRPLAHHLDDYGIGSIAEIFDGDPPFAPRGCIAQAWSVAETLRAWLEIEDTRAG, from the coding sequence GTGACGCTCGACTGGGGACGGGAGATCTGCGGGCGTCTCCCGATCGCGGAGTGCCGGGAGTGGCTGTGCACCAACGGCATCGGCGGCTTCGCCTCCGGCACCGTGGCCGGGCTCCTCACGCGTCGTTACCACGGCCTGCTGATCGCGGCCCTGCAGCCGCCGCTCGGCCGCACGCTGCTCATCGCCAAGGTCGACGACACCGTCGGGGACGGCGACCTCCGCCGGCCGCTGTTCAGCAACCGCTGGGCCGATGGGACCGTCGATCCGCACGGCTATCGCGACCTCGAGCGCTTTCGGCTGGAGGGCACGACGCCCGTCTGGGTCTCCGCCGTCGCCGACGCCCTCATCGAGAAGCGCATCTGGATGGAGCAGGGCGCCAACACCACTTACGTTCGGTACCGTCTGCTCCGTGGTCCCCGCCCGGTCAGCCTCGCGCTTCGGGTGCTGGTGAACTATCGCGACTATCACGGCGCCACCCGGGGCGACGGCTGGCGCCTGGCCGTCGAGTCCCTCGCCGACGGGTTCCGCGTGGTGGCGTTCGAGGGCGCGCGGCCGTTCGTCGTCCGCTGCCCGGGCGCCGTCGCCCGTCCGTCGGCGGTGTGGTGCCGGAACTTCAGGCTGGCCCGCGAGAGCGAGCGCGGCCTCGACGCCCACGAAGATCATTTCGAGGCGGGAACGCTGGAACTCGAGCTCGGGCCGGGCGCGGCGCCAACGCTGGTGCTCTCGGCGGAAGCGGCGCCGTCGCTCGACGGCGAGGCGGCGTGGCGGCGGCGACGGGAGGGGGAGGAGCAGCTCCTCGATCGATGGTTGCAGGCGCAGCCGCGCGCGAGCACGGCGCCGGCCTGGGTGCGGCAGCTCGTCCTGGCCGCCGATCAGTTCGTCGTGCGCCGGCCGCTCGCCGGTGATCCCAACGGGATGTCCGTCATCGCCGGCTACCCCTGGTTCGGCGACTGGGGCCGCGACACGATGATCAGCCTGCCCGGCCTGGCCCTCGCCACCGGGCGTCCCGAGGTGGCCGGCCGCATCCTGAGAACCTTCGCCCGGTTCGTCGACCGCGGCATGCTGCCCAACCGCTTTCCCGACAGCGGCGAGGCGCCCGAGTACAACACGGTGGACGCGACGCTCTGGTACGTCGACGCCATTCGCGCCTACCACGTCGCCACCGGCGACGACGGGCTCGTCAAGGAGCTCTTCGCCGTGCTCGAGCAGATCGTGCACTGGCATCGCCAGGGCACCCGCTACGGCATCGCCGAGGATCCCGCCGATGGGCTGCTCCGCGCCGGCGAGGAGGGCGTCCAGCTCACGTGGATGGACGCCAAGGTGGGCGAGTGGGTGGTGACGCCGAGAGCGGGCAAGGCCGTCGAGGTCAACGCCCTCTGGTACAACGCCCTCTGCGCGATGGCACGCTTCGCCCCGCGCGTCGGCCGGCCGGCCGGGCCGTGGCAGGCCCTCGCCGCCCGCGTCCGCGCCGGCTTCGATCGCTTCTGGAACGAGGCCGGCGGCTACTGTTACGACGTCATCGACGGCCCCCACGGGCCCGAGGACCGGTTGCGCCCGAACCAGATCTTCGCCGTCTCGCTCCCGGAGAGCCCGCTCTCACCGGATCGCCGGCGAAAGGTGGTGGACGCCTGCGCGCGTCACCTGCTCACCTCTTATGGCCTCCGTAGCCTGGCGCCCGGCGCGCCCGAGTACCGCGGGCGCTACGCGGGTGACCAGCGCGAGCGGGACGGCGCCTACCATCAGGGGACCGTCTGGGGCTGGCTCCTCGGGCCCTTCGCCCTCGCCCACCTGCGCGTGTACGGCGACGCGGAGGCGGCGCAGTCGTTTCTGCGTCCGCTGGCCCACCATCTCGACGATTATGGTATCGGCAGCATCGCCGAGATCTTCGACGGCGACCCGCCCTTCGCGCCCCGGGGATGCATCGCCCAGGCCTGGAGCGTCGCGGAGACGCTCAGGGCGTGGCTGGAGATCGAGGACACGCGCGCCGGCTAG